One Thamnophis elegans isolate rThaEle1 chromosome 2, rThaEle1.pri, whole genome shotgun sequence genomic window, atttacatttgcatgtttgataactgactcatatttatgacggttgcagtcttggggtcatgtgatcaccttttgcgaacttctgacaagcaaagtcaatggggaaaccagattcatttaacaaccatgtaactaatttaataactgcagtgattcacttaacaaatatggcaagaaaaataataaaacgggGAAAAACTCATttgacaaatttttcacttaacaatataaattttggactcaattgtggtcataagttgagaccACCTGTATATTAGCTGATCTAAATTTGCTAAAAGAAATATATTGtgtcttctttccatttttctactAATGTAGGGGCCAAGAACAACTCCCCTGGAAGGGCATGTGCAGCCTGGAAACTTCCAGAAAGGCCTCATCTGGCCTGGGCCAGTTTTTTTGGCCGTAGAAGCATCCTCAAACGATCTTTCCTGCTgatataaatacaggtagtccttgacttagaacagttcacttaatgaccattcaaagttacaacggcactgaaaaaagtgatttatgaccatttttcacacttatgactgttgcagcatcctcatcgtcatgtgatttacatttgaatgctGGAAAatcgactcacatttatgacggttgcaatgttatggggtcatgtgatcactttgcgaccttccaacaagcaaagtcaatggggacaacttaacatcactcatttaacaacttaacgtgactaatttaacaactgcagtgattcgcttaacaactgcaacatgaaaggtcgtaaagtggggcaaactcacataacaaatttctcacttagcaacttaagttttgggctcaattgtggttgtaagtcgaggactatctgtattggagCAGATTCACAGAATGGGAGGTGCTCCTTAAATAGAGAGCTACTTAGCGAGGAAACAGAAAACGATACAGCCAATTAAAATAACCAGAAGGATTTTGTACAAGCCAGTTGCCCAGAGCAAGGCCAGGATGACAAAACCAATGACAAAGTATCTATGCACATCCTTGTCATCGAGCATTTCCTTAACAGTGTAAGTATTTCTGGCCAAAGTACTTGGGGTCTCAGAGAAAGACTGCAATTTCTTGATACTTTGTCTGATCTTGGGGCAGTCCAGCAGCCGGTGCTCGGGATTTTTTGCATCCAGGAAGGGAAGCATGTGATGCGTAATACTATCGATTTGAGGCTTCAAGGCATTGTAAATGAACACATACTGGCTTGTCATCCGAACCGCATTGGCTTCAGAATGCAGGGTCCCCACCAGGTTGGAGCAGGCCCTGAGGGCCTCCTGCAGACTCAGAACATCCTTGTGGAACTTGGTCAGCTGCTTTTTTTGCTCTTCCATCTCTTTAAGTTTTTTCCGGGTATCCTCAATTTGACTTTCTTGATATTTCAACTGGTTCTCACATTTGGCAACTTGGTCCAGAGCCTTCTGTTCCTTGGCATGATAATCGTTTACCATTTCCTGTGCCTCATCGGCCTTTTCCTCAGCTGCCTTCTGAGACATGTGAGCGTCGATAGCCTGAATACCCCCTGataatgagacaaagacaaaaaTCAGGGGATGTTAACAGGTAGCCAACAAGTTTTTCCAACCAAGATCGTTCCACATACATTTAGAAGATTCCTTGCTCTTTAACTGTGGCAGCAGCTGAACTATCATGTCTCAGCTTGGGAATCTAGGTAgcacaacttgccacagccaactcattgCAGCCAACTTGCCAATGTGGCTAATTCACataaggga contains:
- the LOC116503311 gene encoding uncharacterized protein LOC116503311, encoding MALVQRHAHDKTFEKEVRHHFNQGICELTSVVKCLYQAKEDVDFYIDLKEHIEKATEELGRTEELILWDLKNVDSTTSEIMVSKKKLVDEQKAKESELVNFQNLQKDLQKRGELQREDYKHQKAMKEKAKRDRERAMEEMREQERRKNKALWFMLVPFVGIIIGGIQAIDAHMSQKAAEEKADEAQEMVNDYHAKEQKALDQVAKCENQLKYQESQIEDTRKKLKEMEEQKKQLTKFHKDVLSLQEALRACSNLVGTLHSEANAVRMTSQYVFIYNALKPQIDSITHHMLPFLDAKNPEHRLLDCPKIRQSIKKLQSFSETPSTLARNTYTVKEMLDDKDVHRYFVIGFVILALLWATGLYKILLVILIGCIVFCFLAK